In Populus trichocarpa isolate Nisqually-1 chromosome 7, P.trichocarpa_v4.1, whole genome shotgun sequence, the following proteins share a genomic window:
- the LOC7491758 gene encoding calmodulin-like protein 3, which yields MRTILLRIFLLYNLLNSFLLSLVPKKLRFLLPTSWYHHPHQAITNTKKPSSLLPSSSNFVLKRMDQAELKRVFQMFDRNGDGRITQKELNDSLENIGIFIPDKELTQMIEKIDVNGDGCVDIDEFGELYQSLMDEKDEEEDMREAFNVFDQNGDGFITVDELRSVLASLGLKQGRTFEDCKRMIMKVDVDGDGMVDYREFKKMMKGGGFSAVG from the coding sequence ATGCGAACTATTTTGCTTAGGATTTTCCTTCTTTATAATCTTCTTAACTCTTTCCTCCTCTCCTTGGTCCCCAAGAAACTTAGGTTTCTCCTCCCCACTTCTTGGTACCACCATCCCCACCAAGCCATTACCAACACCAAGAAACCCTCTTCTTTGTTGCCATCATcatctaattttgttttgaaaagaatGGACCAAGCtgagttgaagagagtttttcaGATGTTTGACAGGAATGGAGATGGGAGGATCACGCAGAAGGAGTTGAATGATTCCTTAGAGAATATTGGTATCTTTATCCCTGATAAAGAGCTGACTCAAATGATTGAAAAGATTGATGTCAATGGTGATGGTTGTGTGGATATTGATGAGTTTGGTGAATTGTATCAGTCACTCATGGATGAGAAAGATGAGGAGGAGGACATGAGGGAggcttttaatgtttttgatcaAAATGGTGATGGTTTTATTACTGTTGATGAGTTGAGGTCTGTTTTAGCCTCACTTGGTCTTAAACAAGGGAGGACTTTTGAGGATTGTAAGAGGATGATAATGAAGGTGGATGTTGATGGTGATGGAATGGTGGATTACAGGGAGTttaagaagatgatgaaggGTGGTGGTTTTAGTGCTGTGGGTTAA
- the LOC7491756 gene encoding protein FAR1-RELATED SEQUENCE 5, whose amino-acid sequence MDKQSVHGFDSNDSDLDLHGEAYECGRIEDELQNNLDFCVDEDDKTSVQCIELAVNTEGLEPCEGMEFNSRDEAREFYISYGRCTGFTVRIHHNRRSRVNNQVIGQDFVCSKEGFRAKKYVHRKDRILPPPPITREGCGAMIRLALKGGKWVVTKFVKEHTHKLMSPSKVPWRGSGKQLISEDEKDKRIRELSLELYNERQKCKRRCAVYEEQLNMILQDLEKHTEHVSKKVDDVVKSIREIEEEHSDDSNSE is encoded by the exons ATGGATAAACAATCTGTTCATGGGTTTGATTCCAATGACAGTGACCTGGATTTGCATGGTGAAGCCTATGAATGTGGAAGGATAGAAGATGAGCTTCAAAATAACTTGGATTTCTGTGTAGATGAAGATGACAAGACATCTGTACAATGTATTGAACTAGCTGTAAACACTGAAGGTTTAGAACCATGTGAAGGTATGGAGTTCAACTCAAGAGATGAGGCCAGAGAATTTTACATTTCCTATGGCAGATGCACTGGTTTTACTGTACGTATACACCATAATCGACGCTCTCGGGTTAACAATCAGGTTATTGGTCAAGATTTTGTTTGTTCCAAAGAAGGATTTCGAGCCAAAAAGTATGTACATAGGAAAGACAGAATTCTTCCCCCACCACCAATCACTCGGGAGGGCTGTGGAGCAATGATAAGGTTAGCCTTGAAAGGAGGAAAGTGGGTTGTCACCAAATTTGTCAAGGAGCACACTCATAAACTAATGAGTCCCAGTAAAGTTCCATGGCGAGGATCTGGGAAGCAATTAATCAGTGAG gATGAGAAGGATAAAAGAATCCGTGAACTATCACTCGAGTTGTATAATGAGAGACAAAAATGTAAACGAAGGTGTGCTGTATATGAAGAACAGTTAAATATGATTCTACAAGATTTGGAAAAACACACAGAACATGTCTCTAAGAAAGTTGATGATGTTGTCAAGAGCATTAGAGAAATTGAGGAGGAACATTCAGATGACTCCAACAGCGAATGA
- the LOC7491757 gene encoding protein FAR1-RELATED SEQUENCE 5 gives MTSTTDGRSFLDIDEGSDEEMFESFGEHEASQDGLLQQCISQRVVDNGMILTESSMENLSVDGLEPYTGMTFPSLDDARDFYYEYAKRTGFTIRTNRIRHSLKSMAVIGRDFVCSREGFRAAKHSLRKDRVLPPRPVTREGCKAMIRLAARDGGKWVVTKFVQEHNHKLMTHCKFLGELPTINILSEEEKDKKIQDLYGELQRERERSAAFQQQLCMILKDLKEHEEFVSLRVEDIIKTLKEIELGVL, from the exons ATGACTAGCACTACTGATGGGCGCAGTTTTCTGGATATTGATGAAGGTTCAGATGAGGAAATGTTTGAAAGTTTTGGTGAACATGAAGCTTCACAAGATGGGTTGTTGCAGCAATGCATTTCACAGCGTGTTGTGGATAATGGCATGATTTTGACAGAATCATCTATGGAAAATTTAAGTGTGGATGGTTTAGAACCGTATACTGGGATGACTTTTCCATCTTTAGATGATGCAAGAGATTTCTATTATGAATATGCCAAGCGAACAGGTTTCACCATTCGAACAAATCGGATCAGACATTCACTAAAGAGCATGGCAGTTATAGGACGTGACTTTGTTTGTTCAAGAGAAGGCTTTCGTGCTGCAAAGCACTCGCTGAGAAAAGACAGAGTTCTTCCTCCACGTCCAGTTACAAGAGAAGGTTGCAAAGCCATGATAAGACTGGCAGCAAGGGATGGAGGGAAATGGGTAGTTACCAAATTTGTGCAAGAGCACAATCACAAGCTAATGACTCACTGTAAATTTCTTGGAGAATTGCCAACTATAAATATACTTAGCGAG GAGGAAAAGGATAAGAAGATCCAGGACTTGTATGGCGAGCTTCAGCGCGAAAGAGAACGATCTGCAGCATTCCAACAACAGCTATGCATGATTCTCAAAGATCTCAAGGAACATGAGGAATTCGTGTCTTTAAGAGTTGAAGATATAATTAAGactttgaaagaaattgaactaggtgttttatag